Proteins found in one Apostichopus japonicus isolate 1M-3 chromosome 16, ASM3797524v1, whole genome shotgun sequence genomic segment:
- the LOC139983106 gene encoding uncharacterized protein isoform X2, with product MMTAKCTPALTLVLYLVTFAVRSANSQCPNGCECPGRSDQDFTTISCFGLDDLPNLPKEVSDLTIADSPRISEIPPGYFNLPSLTDLNLSNNDLETISKESFEYVGSLQNIDLSMNPIVCNKKIDWLQIWRESYPRNKVIGNCTNGNTISNYLDGKPGAALTIKLGDDDLTFDRTCESLYIAATLDSAAPSAMTYRFTYLPDEGSEGDLEIDDEVTLPAGARSMVINVRVNDGGSAGDPQRSYLLVLVPKSITAVGTEMKIILDDDVSTCSTVQTTVSPTVQTTVSPSTMPTTDKPPVPLPVILKVIIGVAVLLTVVAIVLLLVFLFKKKQII from the exons ATGATGACAGCTAAATGTACCCCAGCATTAACTTTAGTTTTATATTTGGTTACGTTTGCAGTGAGGTCTGCAAACTCTCAGTGCCCAAATGGGTGTGAATGTCCTGGCCGCTCCGATCAAGACTTTACAACTATATCGTGTTTTGGATTAGATGACCTACCAAACCTCCCGAAAGAAGTATCAGACTT AACCATTGCTGATAGCCCCCGTATCTCTGAGATACCACCTGGTTACTTCAATCTACCCTCGTTAACTGATCT AAATTTGAGCAACAACGATTTGGAAACCATCAGTAAGGAAAGTTTTGAGTATGTTGGATCCTTGCAAAACAT AGACCTCTCAATGAATCCCATTGTGTGTAACAAGAAGATTGACTGGTTACAAATCTGGCGTGAATCCTACCCTAGGAATAAGGTCATCGGTAACTGCACAAATGGAAATACCATCAGTAATTATCTTG atggcAAACCAGGTGCAGCTTTGACAATTAAATTAGGAGATGATGACCTTACCTTTGATAGGACCTGTGAAAGCCTGTATATAGCAGCTACTTTGGATTCAGCAGCACCAAGTGCAATGACTTACA GGTTTACTTACCTACCAGATGAAGGAAGTGAGGGTGATTTGGAGATTGATGATGAAGTTACCTTACCAGCTGGAGCTCGTTCAATGGTGATCAACGTTAGGGTGAATGATGGTGGTAGTGCAGGAGATCCTCAAAGGTCATATTTGTTAGTTTTGGTGCCAAAAAGTATCACAGCAGTGGGAACAGAGATGAAGATTATTCTAGACGATG ATGTTAGCACATGCTCTACAGTGCAGACCACTGTCAGTCCAACAGTTCAAACCACTGTCAGTCCATCTACGATGCCAACTACAGATAAACCACCCGTTCCACTTCCAG TGATCCTAAAAGTCATTATTGGTGTGGCGGTGCTCCTTACAGTCGTGGCCATCGTCCTTCTCTTGGTGTTCCTCTTCAAAAAGAAGCAGATCATTTAA
- the LOC139983106 gene encoding uncharacterized protein isoform X1: MMTAKCTPALTLVLYLVTFAVRSANSQCPNGCECPGRSDQDFTTISCFGLDDLPNLPKEVSDLTIADSPRISEIPPGYFNLPSLTDLNLSNNDLETISKESFEYVGSLQNIDLSMNPIVCNKKIDWLQIWRESYPRNKVIGNCTNGNTISNYLDGKPGAALTIKLGDDDLTFDRTCESLYIAATLDSAAPSAMTYRFTYLPDEGSEGDLEIDDEVTLPAGARSMVINVRVNDGGSAGDPQRSYLLVLVPKSITAVGTEMKIILDDDVSTCSTVQTTVSPTVQTTVSPSTMPTTDKPPVPLPGWLFALIVILILLIILFIVGVIVYCTCYKEEKVAESANPTVAYSPVGEKVYNPTTEEQDV; encoded by the exons ATGATGACAGCTAAATGTACCCCAGCATTAACTTTAGTTTTATATTTGGTTACGTTTGCAGTGAGGTCTGCAAACTCTCAGTGCCCAAATGGGTGTGAATGTCCTGGCCGCTCCGATCAAGACTTTACAACTATATCGTGTTTTGGATTAGATGACCTACCAAACCTCCCGAAAGAAGTATCAGACTT AACCATTGCTGATAGCCCCCGTATCTCTGAGATACCACCTGGTTACTTCAATCTACCCTCGTTAACTGATCT AAATTTGAGCAACAACGATTTGGAAACCATCAGTAAGGAAAGTTTTGAGTATGTTGGATCCTTGCAAAACAT AGACCTCTCAATGAATCCCATTGTGTGTAACAAGAAGATTGACTGGTTACAAATCTGGCGTGAATCCTACCCTAGGAATAAGGTCATCGGTAACTGCACAAATGGAAATACCATCAGTAATTATCTTG atggcAAACCAGGTGCAGCTTTGACAATTAAATTAGGAGATGATGACCTTACCTTTGATAGGACCTGTGAAAGCCTGTATATAGCAGCTACTTTGGATTCAGCAGCACCAAGTGCAATGACTTACA GGTTTACTTACCTACCAGATGAAGGAAGTGAGGGTGATTTGGAGATTGATGATGAAGTTACCTTACCAGCTGGAGCTCGTTCAATGGTGATCAACGTTAGGGTGAATGATGGTGGTAGTGCAGGAGATCCTCAAAGGTCATATTTGTTAGTTTTGGTGCCAAAAAGTATCACAGCAGTGGGAACAGAGATGAAGATTATTCTAGACGATG ATGTTAGCACATGCTCTACAGTGCAGACCACTGTCAGTCCAACAGTTCAAACCACTGTCAGTCCATCTACGATGCCAACTACAGATAAACCACCCGTTCCACTTCCAG GATGGCTTTTTGCACTTATAGTGATATTGATATTATTGATTATCCTGTTTATTGTTGGAGTTATTGTCTATTGCACGTGTTACAAGGAGGAGAAAGTTGCTGAAAGTGCAAACCCTACGGTTGCATATTCTCCTGTCGGAGAAAAAGTATACAACCCAACAACGGAAGAACAAGATGTCTAA